TTATGGATTATCTTACGGAAAATAAAACAGAGACTGACAGCGGGACGGTTCTGTAAAGAGTCGTCAGATTGGAGGAAAATATGAAATCTCTTGAAGAGTTAAAAGCAATCCGCGAAAAAATGCAGAGTCAGGTTAGCATGAGAGCGGAGGACCATAACCATATCCGTGTAGTTGTGGGAATGGCTACCTGCGGAATTGCCAGCGGAGCAAGACCTGTTCTCACCACACTGTCCAACCTGGTTCAGGAAAAAGGACTGACTAACAAGGTGGCTGTGACACAGACAGGATGTATTGGACTGTGCCAGTACGAGCCTATTGTGGAGGTAATGGAGCCTGGCAAACCAAAGGTAACCTACATAAAGATGAACCCAGACAAAGCCGCAGAGGTTGTAGAGAGACATCTGGCAGGCGGTCATGTTGTTGAAAAATATACTCTTGGCTCAGAAGATATTAAATAAGGAGGACACACAATGTATCGTTCACACGTATTAGTCTGCGGCGGAACAGGATGTACATCCTCCGGAAGCCAGAAGATTATGGACACACTGAAAGAAGAAATTGCCAAACAGGGACTTACGGACGAAGTATCTGTTGTGCAGACCGGCTGCCACGGTCTTTGCGCCTTAGGCCCTATTATGATTATTTATCCGGATGCAACCTTCTACTCTATGGTAAAGGTAGAAGACATTCCTGAGATTGTCACTGAACATCTGTTAAAAGGCCGTGTTGTTACAAGGCTGCTTTACCAGGAGACTGTTACTCCTACAGGCGTAAAGGCTTTAGTGGACACTGATTTCTACAAAAAGCAGCACAGAATCGCACTCCGCAACTGTGGTGTAATTAACCCTGAAATTATTGAAGAATACATCGGTACCGGCGGTTACGCTGCTTTAGGAAAAGTGCTGACAGAAATGACTCCTGACGATGTTATTCAGTGCCTGTTGGACAGCGGCCTCCGTGGAAGAGGCGGCGGCGGTTTCCCAACCGGTTTAAAGTGGAAGCTGGCCAAAGGCAATGACGCCGACCAGAAATATGTCTGTTGTAACGCGGACGAGGGCGATCCCGGAGCATTTATGGACCGTTCCATTTTGGAGGGCGATCCTCACGCGGTTCTGGAAGCTATGGCTATTGCCGGCTACGCTATTGGAGCCAACCAGGGTTACATATATGTCCGCGCAGAATATCCTATTGCAGTAGAACGTCTCCAGATTGCCATCAGTCAGGCCCGTGAGATGGAGCTGTTGGGAAAAGACATTTTCGGAACAGGCTTTGATTTTGATATTGACCTTCGTTTAGGCGCCGGCGCATTTGTGTGCGGCGAGGAGACAGCTCTTATGACCTCTATTGAAGGAAACAGAGGCGAGCCTCGTCCAAGACCTCCGTTCCCGGCTCAAAAAGGTCTTTTCGGAAAGCCAACTATTTTAAATAACGTTGAAACATACGCCAATATCCCTCAGATTATCCTCAACGGACCTGAGTGGTTCTCTTCCATGGGTACAGAAAAATCCAAGGGCACAAAAGTATTTGCCTTAGGCGGAAAGATCCACAATACAGGCCTGGTGGAGATCCCTATGGGCACTACTCTCCGCGAAGTTATTGAAGAAATCGGCGGCGGCATTCCAAATGGCAAGAAGTTTAAAGCAGCTCAGACCGGCGGACCTTCCGGAGGATGTATTCCAGCTGAGCATTTCGATATTCCTATTGACTATGACAACCTGTTGGCCATTGGCTCTATGATGGGTTCAGGCGGACTGATTGTTATGGACGAAGACGACTGTATGGTAGATATTGCAAAATTCTTCCTGGAATTTACTGTAGAAGAATCCTGCGGCAAATGTACCTCCTGCAGAATCGGTACAAAGCGTATGTTAGAATTGCTGACTAAGATCACAAAAGGCAACGCTACCATGGATGATCTGCAGAAGCTGGAAGATTTGTGCTACTATGTAAAAGATAATTCCGCATGTGCTCTGGGACAGACTGCTCCTAACCCGGTGCTTTCCACTCTCCGCTATTTCCGCGATGAGTACGAGGCTCACATTAAAGAGAAACGCTGTCCGGCAGGAGTATGTAAAGCACTCCTCTCTTACCATATTGACACCGAGAAATGTAAAGGCTGTACTTTATGTGCACGTACCTGTCCTAACAATGCTATTATCGGTTCTGTTAAGAATCCGCATATTATTGACCAGGATAAATGTATTAAGTGCGGCGCTTGTATGGAAAAATGTAAATTCGGTGCAATCTACAAACAATAATGGAGGAAGAGCAATATGGAGAATATCACAATTAAAATTAACGGCGTAGAAGTCAGCGCTCCGGCAGGTTCCACCATTCTGGAGGCAGCCAGACTGGCTCACATTGAGATTCCTACGTTATGTTATTTAAAAGAAATCAACGAAATCGCCGCCTGCCGCATGTGTGTGGTAGAGGTGAAGGGCGCAAGAAGTCTGGTGGCTTCCTGCGTATATCCAATTAACCCTAATATGGAAGTCTGGACCAACACTCCAAAAGTAATTGAATCCAGAAGAAAAACACTGCAGCTGCTTCTTTCCAACCACGACAGAAAATGTCTTTCCTGCGTGCGCAGCGGAAACTGCGAGCTTCAGCAGCTTTGTAAGGAATTGGGCGTTGAGGCAGAAGGCTTCTTTGACGGTGAGAAAACCCCGTCTACTATTGATTACAGCGCGGCTCACATGATTCGCGACAACAGCAAATGTATTCTCTGCCGCCGCTGCAGCGCAGTCTGCGACAAGGTACAGGGCATCGGCGTAATCGGAGCAAACATGCGTGGTTTTGCCACATTTATCGGCTCCCCATTTGAGATGGGACTGGGAGAAACCAGCTGTGTATCCTGCGGTCAGTGTATTGCAGTATGTCCAACTGGAGCTCTTCAGGAAAAAGATTGTACAGACGACGTGCTGGCTGCTATTGCAGATCCGTCTAAACATGTGATTGTACAGACTGCTCCTTCTGTGAGAGCTGGTC
The window above is part of the Lachnoclostridium edouardi genome. Proteins encoded here:
- a CDS encoding (2Fe-2S) ferredoxin domain-containing protein; amino-acid sequence: MKSLEELKAIREKMQSQVSMRAEDHNHIRVVVGMATCGIASGARPVLTTLSNLVQEKGLTNKVAVTQTGCIGLCQYEPIVEVMEPGKPKVTYIKMNPDKAAEVVERHLAGGHVVEKYTLGSEDIK
- the nuoF gene encoding NADH-quinone oxidoreductase subunit NuoF, with amino-acid sequence MYRSHVLVCGGTGCTSSGSQKIMDTLKEEIAKQGLTDEVSVVQTGCHGLCALGPIMIIYPDATFYSMVKVEDIPEIVTEHLLKGRVVTRLLYQETVTPTGVKALVDTDFYKKQHRIALRNCGVINPEIIEEYIGTGGYAALGKVLTEMTPDDVIQCLLDSGLRGRGGGGFPTGLKWKLAKGNDADQKYVCCNADEGDPGAFMDRSILEGDPHAVLEAMAIAGYAIGANQGYIYVRAEYPIAVERLQIAISQAREMELLGKDIFGTGFDFDIDLRLGAGAFVCGEETALMTSIEGNRGEPRPRPPFPAQKGLFGKPTILNNVETYANIPQIILNGPEWFSSMGTEKSKGTKVFALGGKIHNTGLVEIPMGTTLREVIEEIGGGIPNGKKFKAAQTGGPSGGCIPAEHFDIPIDYDNLLAIGSMMGSGGLIVMDEDDCMVDIAKFFLEFTVEESCGKCTSCRIGTKRMLELLTKITKGNATMDDLQKLEDLCYYVKDNSACALGQTAPNPVLSTLRYFRDEYEAHIKEKRCPAGVCKALLSYHIDTEKCKGCTLCARTCPNNAIIGSVKNPHIIDQDKCIKCGACMEKCKFGAIYKQ